From a single Candidatus Thermoplasmatota archaeon genomic region:
- a CDS encoding archaellin/type IV pilin N-terminal domain-containing protein — translation MKKVNDRAEVGVGTLIVFIAMVLVAAVAAAVLINTSGVLQQRASQTGKQATQEVSSNLQVTGIYGVRNSTSADLYQLKFNVGLAAGAPQLDVTKIVIRYSDGANVRQYSESTAPTFTATWIRDVTGTGATNKVMNAGDLVEFRINVPDDIAERSSIQALFIPEAGASIPADFTTPPTYGTETTVTLR, via the coding sequence ATGAAGAAGGTTAATGACCGAGCCGAGGTCGGCGTCGGGACACTCATCGTGTTCATCGCGATGGTTCTCGTCGCCGCCGTTGCGGCCGCCGTCCTCATCAACACGAGCGGTGTCCTGCAGCAGCGCGCTTCCCAGACCGGGAAGCAGGCCACCCAGGAGGTTTCGAGCAACCTCCAGGTGACCGGCATCTACGGCGTGCGCAACAGCACGTCGGCCGACCTCTACCAGCTGAAGTTCAACGTCGGTCTCGCGGCCGGCGCGCCCCAGCTCGATGTGACCAAGATCGTCATCCGCTACTCGGACGGCGCGAACGTCCGCCAGTACTCGGAGAGCACGGCCCCCACGTTCACCGCGACGTGGATCCGTGACGTCACGGGCACGGGCGCGACGAACAAGGTCATGAACGCCGGCGACCTCGTCGAATTCCGCATCAACGTCCCCGACGACATCGCGGAGCGCTCCTCGATCCAGGCCCTCTTCATCCCCGAAGCGGGCGCCTCGATCCCGGCGGACTTCACGACGCCCCCGACGTACGGCACCGAGACCACGGTCACGCTCCGCTGA
- a CDS encoding FlaD/FlaE family flagellar protein, which yields MKIFGRGAKEETEKTAPAPPQNAKAEAAPAPEAAPAADPSQPDLAVMLDASVKDISEKIARLANSVETVHKERAGFDEKLKLMEDRMRKLSGLTEMMSSQYNPFVGDEPVAESAKESPKATATAIASGGGGGPGPMGAMASGKRIPVARDGGAGSAVAAPALHPLAAAAAKRHLDLEDEEDQDVLAARWTPRPAATSNQAPARLTRVARTFETSLLMMSWCDTLLKAASREGLDELLHYYQTIGWINDAVREEIENYANGIAVSEAPVTDWRANVDLHQRSLLYVEKLRIASAEPGEAGPA from the coding sequence ATGAAGATCTTCGGACGCGGCGCCAAGGAGGAGACGGAAAAGACCGCTCCCGCCCCGCCCCAGAACGCGAAGGCCGAGGCCGCCCCCGCTCCCGAGGCGGCGCCCGCGGCGGATCCGTCCCAACCGGACCTCGCGGTCATGCTCGACGCCTCGGTCAAGGACATCAGCGAGAAGATCGCCCGACTCGCGAACTCGGTCGAGACGGTCCACAAGGAACGGGCGGGCTTCGACGAGAAGCTCAAGCTCATGGAGGACCGCATGCGCAAGCTCTCGGGCCTCACGGAGATGATGAGCAGCCAGTACAATCCCTTCGTCGGCGACGAACCCGTCGCCGAGAGCGCGAAGGAGTCCCCCAAGGCGACCGCGACCGCGATCGCGTCGGGAGGCGGTGGCGGGCCCGGACCCATGGGCGCCATGGCGAGCGGGAAGCGCATTCCCGTCGCGCGCGATGGCGGCGCGGGCTCGGCCGTGGCGGCACCGGCCCTCCATCCGCTCGCCGCGGCGGCGGCCAAGCGGCATCTCGATCTCGAGGACGAGGAGGACCAGGATGTCCTCGCCGCACGTTGGACGCCCCGTCCCGCGGCAACCTCGAACCAGGCGCCCGCGCGCCTCACCCGCGTCGCCCGCACCTTCGAGACGAGCCTGCTCATGATGAGCTGGTGCGACACGCTCCTCAAGGCGGCCTCACGCGAGGGCCTCGACGAGCTGCTCCACTATTACCAGACCATCGGCTGGATCAACGACGCCGTCCGAGAGGAGATCGAGAACTACGCGAACGGCATCGCCGTGAGCGAGGCCCCCGTGACCGACTGGCGCGCGAACGTCGACCTCCACCAGCGAAGCCTCCTCTACGTCGAGAAGCTCCGCATCGCGAGCGCGGAGCCCGGCGAGGCGGGGCCCGCCTGA
- a CDS encoding ATPase domain-containing protein, whose translation MYRFTLERDELADRLGGGLPEGSLIVIEGEYGAGKSILLQRFLYGLLKNDVSVTLVSTELTTLHFIEQMYSLDYPVEESILEHKLLFLPVYPVLGFRGRKDDMLERLLAAKKMYSFDVIAIDAFSSLLKSYLKAVGDRVDSTSKLEEALYMFKLLNARGRTIILTLEPADLQEEMASMLKAAADIYLQVRLEVVGNNVSRSLLVKRFGRAEKTVGDVVPFRVEPKVGLVVEIKSVS comes from the coding sequence ATGTACCGCTTCACCCTCGAACGGGACGAACTCGCCGACCGCCTCGGAGGAGGCCTACCGGAGGGTTCGCTCATCGTCATCGAGGGAGAATACGGCGCCGGCAAAAGCATCCTCCTGCAGCGATTCCTATACGGACTCCTGAAGAACGACGTGTCGGTCACGCTCGTCTCGACCGAGCTCACCACGCTCCATTTCATCGAGCAGATGTATTCGCTCGACTACCCGGTCGAGGAATCGATCCTCGAGCACAAGCTCCTCTTCCTTCCCGTGTATCCGGTCCTCGGCTTTCGCGGCCGCAAGGACGACATGCTCGAGCGCCTGCTCGCGGCGAAGAAGATGTACAGCTTCGACGTCATCGCGATCGACGCGTTCTCGTCGCTTCTCAAGAGTTACCTCAAGGCCGTGGGCGATCGCGTCGATTCGACCTCCAAGCTCGAGGAGGCGCTCTACATGTTCAAGCTCCTCAACGCGCGGGGGCGCACGATCATCCTCACCCTCGAGCCGGCCGACCTCCAGGAGGAGATGGCCTCGATGCTCAAGGCCGCGGCCGACATCTACCTCCAGGTCCGCCTCGAGGTCGTCGGCAACAACGTGAGCCGCTCGCTGCTCGTGAAGCGCTTTGGCCGCGCCGAGAAGACGGTCGGGGACGTCGTGCCGTTCCGTGTCGAGCCGAAGGTCGGCCTCGTGGTCGAGATCAAGAGCGTGTCCTGA
- a CDS encoding type II/IV secretion system ATPase subunit, translating to MPVDLNETMARNPHLARYIAEYQKKTTRIPTFVESLGRDMKSLKEVDVMYPVGDPIFIHIYDYEFKRHYVAVEPVLSKDERAKYNKIKESILRLAPFEDTPAGNDELRATLRRLLDRTVRVSGVASAGDIVKKLNLANLFAPKIALNRDEYTRIKYFLERNIVDSGPIEPVIRDPYIEDISSVGTFPLFVVHKIFDTVETNVKFRDDKELDDYLRNMGERIGRPVSESRPIVDATLPDGSRINIVYSDDVSQRGSSFTIRKFSETPTSITQIIKFGTMSSQVAAYLWLAMENHMSVFVCGETASGKTTSLNGMLTFVKPKDKVFTAEDTPEVRPPQPLWQQLVTRSSGPVEGRVEMFDLLKAALRSRPNYIIVGEIRGAEGNVAFQAMQTGHPVIATFHASSVGKMIQRFTADPINVPATFMDNLNICMIQMAVYNKGRMLRRVLAIEEIEGYSEQAGGVLTRAVFKWNPQNDTHVFRGRNNSYILETKIAERIGYSDKRKIYEDLDLRAKILDKMVEKGIYDYYEVNRLVARFYEEGVRAFPFTI from the coding sequence ATGCCGGTGGACCTCAACGAGACGATGGCGCGGAATCCGCACCTCGCGAGGTACATCGCGGAATACCAGAAGAAGACGACGCGGATCCCGACGTTCGTGGAATCGCTCGGTCGCGACATGAAGAGCCTGAAGGAAGTCGACGTGATGTATCCGGTCGGCGACCCCATCTTCATCCACATCTACGACTACGAATTCAAGCGCCACTACGTCGCGGTCGAGCCCGTCCTTTCGAAGGACGAGCGGGCGAAGTACAACAAGATCAAGGAATCGATCCTCCGCCTGGCGCCGTTCGAGGACACCCCGGCCGGAAACGACGAGCTGCGCGCGACGCTCCGACGCCTGCTCGACCGGACCGTGCGGGTTTCGGGCGTCGCGAGCGCGGGCGACATCGTGAAGAAGCTGAATCTCGCGAACCTCTTCGCGCCCAAGATCGCGCTCAACCGCGACGAGTACACCCGCATCAAGTATTTCCTCGAACGCAACATCGTCGACTCCGGCCCGATCGAGCCCGTCATCCGCGATCCCTACATCGAGGATATCTCGTCGGTCGGCACGTTCCCCCTCTTCGTCGTCCACAAGATCTTCGACACCGTCGAGACGAACGTCAAGTTCCGCGACGACAAGGAGCTCGACGACTATCTCCGCAACATGGGCGAGCGGATCGGTCGCCCCGTCTCGGAATCCCGCCCCATCGTCGACGCGACGCTTCCGGACGGCTCGCGTATCAACATCGTGTACTCGGACGACGTGTCGCAGCGCGGAAGCTCGTTCACCATCCGTAAGTTCTCCGAGACGCCGACCTCGATCACGCAGATCATCAAGTTCGGCACCATGTCGAGCCAGGTCGCCGCGTACCTCTGGCTCGCCATGGAGAACCACATGTCCGTGTTCGTCTGCGGCGAGACGGCGTCGGGCAAGACCACGAGCCTCAACGGCATGCTCACGTTCGTGAAGCCGAAGGACAAGGTCTTCACGGCGGAGGACACGCCGGAGGTCAGGCCCCCGCAGCCGCTCTGGCAGCAGCTCGTCACGCGCTCGAGCGGGCCCGTGGAAGGGCGTGTCGAGATGTTCGATCTCCTGAAGGCCGCCCTGCGTTCCCGTCCGAACTACATCATCGTGGGTGAGATCCGTGGCGCCGAAGGCAACGTCGCCTTCCAGGCCATGCAGACCGGCCACCCCGTCATCGCGACGTTCCACGCTTCGAGCGTCGGCAAGATGATCCAACGCTTCACGGCGGACCCGATCAACGTGCCTGCGACGTTCATGGACAACCTGAACATCTGCATGATCCAGATGGCGGTCTACAACAAGGGCCGCATGCTCCGCCGCGTGCTCGCGATCGAGGAGATCGAGGGCTACTCGGAGCAGGCGGGCGGCGTTCTCACGCGCGCCGTCTTCAAATGGAACCCCCAGAACGACACGCACGTCTTCAGGGGACGGAACAACTCCTACATTCTCGAGACCAAGATCGCCGAGCGCATCGGCTACTCGGACAAGCGCAAGATCTACGAGGATCTCGATCTCCGGGCGAAGATCCTCGACAAAATGGTCGAGAAGGGCATCTACGACTACTACGAGGTGAACCGGCTCGTGGCCCGGTTCTACGAGGAGGGCGTGAGGGCGTTCCCCTTCACGATCTGA
- the flaJ gene encoding archaellar assembly protein FlaJ: MGMDIRRAYGALDMPPAKYITFYALPLVAAGIAVVVLLGMLVPGLFEGPFALLYVVIPFFFLIVAVIYPYTVAESRKQQIDHNIHFFITHMGVLATSQIPRSEIMRMLSEKKEYGALAIETKKIYALVDSWNMSLAEACRFVSKRTPSEIFGDFLDRFAYSLDSGEALESFLTNEQIVVMEEFSAIYKGNLYELENMKGLFNSMMMSLIFIVIFAILMPVITGIDATVLMAGALFMVGFIEVVFVFFTRAKAPSDPIWHDLKVETSVRIAVRRALPWSMAGCVVALLLALNFTNLPVPIIVAIGLTPLVYTGMRVGREEERVKRREDSYAAFMRSLGASASARGGAIKEVLRHLQNHDFGPLTEDIRHLYQRVNMRVDDERAWAYFAADCGSNLIEKYTRMFVEGLKAGGKPDAIGRLISDNFVRILVLRKARYQTASAFRGLLYGLIAGMAFSLFVGVSIVGMLQRIFQGLELPKGAGDADFVSSLFSFEANIPLISFLVMSLLLVHAMSSSLMIKAADGGNYFRAYTDFVGLFWVAAIVSSVANSALTAVL, encoded by the coding sequence ATGGGCATGGACATCCGCCGGGCGTACGGCGCGCTCGACATGCCGCCCGCGAAGTACATCACGTTCTACGCGCTCCCGCTCGTCGCCGCGGGCATCGCCGTCGTGGTCCTGCTCGGCATGCTCGTCCCGGGTCTCTTCGAAGGCCCGTTCGCGCTTCTCTACGTCGTCATCCCGTTCTTCTTCCTCATCGTCGCCGTCATCTACCCGTACACGGTCGCCGAGTCGCGCAAGCAGCAGATCGACCACAACATCCACTTCTTCATCACGCACATGGGCGTGCTCGCGACGTCGCAGATCCCCCGCTCGGAGATCATGCGCATGCTCTCCGAGAAGAAGGAGTACGGCGCCCTCGCGATCGAGACGAAGAAGATCTACGCGCTCGTCGACTCGTGGAACATGTCGCTCGCCGAAGCCTGCCGCTTCGTGTCGAAGCGCACGCCGTCGGAAATCTTCGGCGACTTCCTCGACCGTTTCGCCTACTCGCTCGACTCGGGCGAGGCCCTCGAAAGCTTCCTCACGAACGAGCAGATCGTCGTGATGGAGGAATTCTCGGCCATCTACAAGGGGAACCTGTACGAGCTCGAGAACATGAAGGGCCTGTTCAACTCGATGATGATGTCGCTCATCTTCATCGTCATCTTCGCGATCCTCATGCCCGTCATCACGGGCATCGACGCGACCGTCCTCATGGCGGGCGCCCTCTTCATGGTCGGCTTCATCGAGGTCGTCTTCGTCTTCTTCACCCGGGCGAAGGCGCCGAGCGACCCCATCTGGCACGACCTCAAGGTGGAGACCTCGGTCCGGATCGCGGTCCGGCGGGCGCTGCCCTGGTCCATGGCCGGCTGCGTCGTCGCGCTCCTGCTCGCCCTCAATTTCACGAACCTGCCCGTCCCGATCATCGTCGCGATCGGCCTCACGCCGCTCGTCTACACCGGCATGCGCGTCGGCCGCGAGGAGGAGCGGGTGAAGCGTCGCGAGGACTCCTACGCCGCCTTCATGCGGTCGCTCGGGGCGTCCGCGAGCGCGCGCGGCGGCGCGATAAAGGAGGTGCTCCGCCACCTCCAGAACCACGATTTCGGTCCGCTCACGGAGGACATCCGGCACCTCTACCAGCGCGTCAACATGCGCGTGGACGACGAGCGCGCGTGGGCCTATTTCGCGGCCGACTGCGGATCGAACCTGATCGAGAAATACACCCGCATGTTCGTCGAGGGTCTCAAGGCGGGCGGCAAGCCCGACGCGATCGGCCGCCTCATCTCCGACAATTTCGTCCGCATCCTCGTCCTGCGCAAGGCCCGTTACCAGACCGCGAGCGCCTTCCGCGGCCTCCTCTACGGCCTCATCGCCGGCATGGCGTTCTCCCTCTTCGTCGGCGTGTCGATCGTCGGCATGCTGCAGCGCATCTTCCAGGGGCTCGAGCTGCCGAAGGGCGCGGGCGACGCGGATTTCGTCTCGAGCCTCTTCTCCTTCGAGGCCAACATCCCCCTGATCTCGTTCCTCGTGATGTCGCTCCTGCTCGTGCACGCGATGTCGTCGAGCCTCATGATCAAGGCGGCCGACGGCGGGAACTATTTCCGCGCCTACACGGAT